Genomic window (Acropora muricata isolate sample 2 chromosome 11, ASM3666990v1, whole genome shotgun sequence):
ATACCATAAGGgttattgctggaatggatactccaaaatatggtgagacacttcgtgacacatagacaggtacaagcagaaaaacgacaccctatttaggcagagaataactgctgggtcagccactgatctctagtgattaggtctaggCGCCAGCTCgtaatggttagctttcattttcaattgttctggttacaccataattaaacttggtaaacctttggcaagactactaagatcggttggtactttatatacataaatttaagtgtctcactaTATTTTGAGtaccattctagtcacaaccatACCATAAGTGGGCCACTATTTGCCATGTTTATGTTTGGCTGACATCTGGCCATTCAGATGTCAACCTGTAAAGAGCTTCGCAGGAGATTTTAACTCTGTTTTTGACCGTGCTGTAGACCGCCGAGGCTCATGTGTAGACAATGATTCCCGTGAGAGTTCGGTTGCCCTAGCTAGGCTTTTTAGGAACTGTTGTTGTGTAGACGTTTGGCGCCATCTGTTCCCCTCCCGGCCTGGTTTTACCTGGACCAGAAGTGATGGCGTCAGGAGTTCCCGAATTGACCTAATTGGTTGTCCCACCATTTGGGCGCCTTTTATCTTGTCTTGTGATCTCCTGCCCTGCCCCTTTTCGGATCATTGCGGTTTGCGTTTTTTGATATCTGTGCCCGACGCTGTCCCTCCCGGTCGTGGCATGTGGAAATTTAATATCCCTATTCTGGAAGACGATGCTTATTGCCAATTGATTAAGAAGTTTTGGGCTGACTGGAGGTGTCGCAGACCCAGTTTTTCATCAATCATGGATTGGTGGGAGTTGAGGAAGTCGAAAATCAAAGGAATCACGATTGCCTTTTGTAAAGAACTAGTGGCAAGACGCCGGGGTTTGCGCGGCCTGTTGTCTAATCTAGCGCAACCTCTTAAATCTAAGGTTGACAACGGTGTTATGCCTTATGTTGGCCCGTATAAGAACACTCTCTCCGAAATTGCGCGTATCGATCGTGAGGCTGCCAAGGGAGCCCAAGTCCGTGCCCGAGTTCAGTGGGTTGAAGAAGGCGAAACCTCgtcagctttctttttttcggcTGGGTAAAAAGCAAAtggcaaaaagcaaaaagcagaGTGAGTGTCTGCTCTGAGGGGTTCAGATGGTGTGGTGTGTTCCGATATGGATGGTATCCGGCGTGTATTATCTTCATTCTATTCCTCGTTGTTTTCGGCAGAGGAGGTAGATTTGGCGTCGCGAGATTCCTTGCTGGGTAATTTGGTTTCTTCCCTTTCCCCTGAGCAGGCTGAGACCTGTGAGGGTCCTCTTACGGTTGCTGAGTGTCATCAAGCCTTGTTGGGTATGGCCCGTAGGAAGGCCCCTGGCTCGGACGGTCTCCCTGCTGAATTTTACATTCACTTTTGGGATGTTCTCGGGGTGGATCTGGTGGAAGttttcactttttgtttttctgctgGTTTTTTGACCAGGAGTCAAGGTCGTGGGTTCATTTCACTAACTTTTAAGAAGGGTGACAGGCTTGACCCGGGCAATTAGCGGCCTATATCCCTGCTAAACGTAGATTACAAAATTGCCTCCAGGGCTATTGCTGCTCGGCTTTTAAAGGTTATTCACCTTGTTGTTAATTGTGATCAGTCCTGCGGTGTTCCAGGTCGGTTCATTGCGGACACTGTGGCTTTAATTCGTGATGTCGTCAACTATGCAACCTCGGCCAGCGTTCTTGTGGCAATATtatctttagaccaagaaaaggcctttgaccgtgtggattggggttttcttAGATCCGTCCTGGTCCATATGGGTTTTGGTCCTTCTTTTGTTAGCTGGGTTGACCAGTTTTACTCGGGAGTTCAGAGTGCGGTGAAGGTGAATGGCTATTTGACccactttttcaaattgtctCGTGGGGTCCGTCAGGGCTGTCCTCTGGCCCTCCTTTTGTATGTCCTTTATGCCGAGGTCCTAGCTTGCAGTTTTCGGGCGAATCCTAGGATTCGGGGCTTGCTGCTGCCTGGGGCGTCGTCTCCTTTGTCTGTGGTGTCTCAGTACGCCGATGATACTTCTCTAGTGGTTACTACCACTGATGCCATCAAAGCAGTTTTGATACCTATGCTGTCTTTGCATCGGGCTCGGGTTCTCGTTTAAACCAGGCCAAATCTAAAGGTCTGTGGCTAGGTTCCTGGTGTGGCCGTGTGGATACCCCGGTCCGTTTGGATTGGACGTCCGGAACGCTCAAGATACTTAGGATTTTCTTTGGCTCTGGGAATGTGGAAGAGTTGAACTGGCGTCCACGTATCGTGGCTGTGAAAAATGTTCTCAACTCCTGGCGCAAACGGGGTCTGTCTTATCGTGGAAAGTCGTTGATCGTCAATGCCCTGGCCCTTGCTCAGATCTGGTACGTTGCCAGTTTAATCGATCTTCCAGCATGGGCCCTCCGAGAACTCGTTTCCctagtgttttctttcttttggaagGGTAAGCCGGACTTAGTTGCCCGAAAGGTTGTCTGTCAGCCCACCTCCCTTAGTGGATTTGGTGTGGTGTCCATCGAGTTGAAAGCATGCGCCCTCCTAGTCCAATGGATAAGActacattcgctctgacgaagggctaacgctcgaaacgtcagctttctaaatctttcacggtggtaattcaacctttatcaactcgtttgataaacccaaatttttgttttcaatggaTAAGACGCCTTGTTACCAAACCTGCGTCTTGGGTGCactttttttactattattgttgGCATCGCTTCGGTTGTTCGCCTTTGGATGTTCTTTCCCGTCCTTCCTCTCTTGATTTGTCTCTCCTACCTCCTTTCTACAACTCTCTACTCGCTGCCTGGCAGAAGGTGAATGGGGGTTTTTCGAACAGGTCTGGCACCTTGGTTATATGCGCTTCTGGTGGTCTCTTTCAACAGGATGTTTCGTCGGTATCTAGCAAAGTCGTGTATTCCTACCTTTTGTCCGCCGCCCACGTAACCCCACATTGTGTAGAAAAGTTCGTTCCTCAGTTTGGCCCTTTGTATTAGTCTTGTACTTGGAGGCAACTCTTTTTCTTCGATCTTGATCGCCAGGTCATTGACTTGGCCTGGAAGGTTGCTCATGGTGTTTTGTATACTGCGAGCAGGCTTGTTTCCTTCGGCTACTCGGTCCCCTTGGTTTGCTTTTGTGGTCCTGTTAATGAAACTTTGGTTCACCTGTTCTTCGATTGCCCTCTTGCCCAGTCCATCCTCTCCTGGCTTCAATCACTAATGTTCCGCTGGTCTTGTTTAGCCCCTTCTCTTGAATGTCGTCATGTGTTGTTCGGGTTTAATAGCCGTGAGCTTAGGACTGTTCCCCGTGTCTTTTGTCACTTGCTCAATGTTGTTAAGTATTGTCTGTGGCTCTCTCGTAACGATTTTCGTTTTCACGGTATTCGCCCTGGTGCTGTCACTGTTCTGGAGTCTGTACGTGTTCGTGTTCGTTTTTACCTTCTCATTTTGTTCAAGCGCTTCAGCTCGTCCCGTCGTCGTCGCtttttcgtccgtcagtggggtgcttgCAACGTTGTCGCGTCATTGATTGATGGTCGTCTTGTAATGCGCATCTAGTTGTTTAAAATGGCGAATAAATAATGTGCCTCGTTGTGTTTTATCGTCCCTTCTTGTGTGATTGACTGTTTGTGGAGTGTTTTTGCGGGGAGGCGGGGCTCTAaccctggtgattttgacgtgctTGTGCACCCTTCCTGAGGCATGTTAATCTTTGTGTGTATGTGTGGTAAATGGGGTGGTCCGGCATTGCACTAAAGCCGGGCACACCCacctcgaaacaaaaaaaaaaaaaaagagcttcgCAGTACGTCACGAATCTtaaaaatagatttcaaatatAGTTATCACGCACGGAGATTAACTCTCTTACATCATATTTTCGTGAGAAACGTTATCAAGTGGTTGATTTATGCCTACCTTCTATGGATTGACAGCAGATCATAATGTTGAGCAGCTCAAAGTAGAGAGACATGCGACTGATTTTCTTTTCATGACCTTACGACAAGCCTGCCTTTTGCCGATCATTGTCCCAATAAAAGGCGACGCTAAATCTCTCTCTCTAACTTCGTACGCGGTTTTAAGGGATGTTATGTTTGTCTTGGAGAGGTCATAATTTCGTTTCTTTTTACTAGCATCCTTTATTTAACAGGGTATTTTTTTTCGGCTAAAATGCTGGATATTGGCTTTTTTATATTCTCGCTCTACTTAgatgcaaataaaaaagaatacaATCCCATACCGCAAATAATTCACAACATCCACAGCAACATGGTGGAACAGCTTCAAATGCTGCTTTTCCGGCCGCACCACTCTTCCCAGAGATTTCAACACTTCGTAGAAAACGCAGTGGAATGGGTAGATAATAAGTAGTGTCATGGAAGAACATCTCAAGAGCGTAACCTCCTTTTAGCTCCTTTGGATCTCCCCATGGCTTTAGAGAAGCAGCTGTGAAAAAATACTTACATGCTTCGAGAAATTTTACACTTTCGGTAAACAAGTTTCGAACtgaacacattgaagttgtgaAAACGTTTTGCTCTATTGCCACAGAAACAATGATTATAATTTCAGTGTAAATAAAGAAGTTATGAGCACTACTCAATCACCAGCAAGTATGACAAAGAACTAACAGTAATTAGTATCATCCAACCATTGAACTAATGcgaatcctgcattttgattggctactctATTAAGaggactattagtaatagtcatcgagtggCGAAATTCATGCCGCTTTCTTTCATTCCCAAGTAAACAactcttcaacttgcatttgctaactttattattaccttttctGTGCGACTAGTTGgatgatactaaaacaattggacCCTTTGTCCTCAAGGACCacggtcaatagcccattcagcttcGCCTCATGAGCTAATTGTTAATCAGCACCAAAGACATGAATAATTCACCTATCTGGTCATATAACATCTTATATTATTTCTAATGAAGACAACAAGTGCTGATCCAGGTTCACAGGAAAGGGGTGTTCTATTATAAGAAGTAGCTAATCGAGAGAGTTTTCCCTCCAAAGGTAGCGGGGGAAGGGGGGGCTGGTCAAAAATTTGGGGAGATCAGCAGTGGTCAGAGCTAAACTGGCCTTCGTTGTCAAGGGTGCACTACGTAATATAATTCTATGTGAGGCTTGTTTTtcagccccccccccctaataattattacatagtCCCTAGCCGAGCACAAACCCGATACGCCGACCaataaatttatcaatttttcAACCGATAACTTTATTGTTCGTTGTATCCTTAAAAGGACTGATACATTCTTTAAAAGGATTATATTTTGACTGGCCAACCAGATATTTACCGTTATTGAGCTGTGAAGACAAGAAGAGGAGTCTTTTATCCGTCAGAAGACAAATCCCACCGCAACGGTTTGTCAGAAAGTCTCTATCTTCGTCGCAGAAGCGTAGATGAGTGTAGTTCAGAAACGAAAAGTTGTTCATGGCTTGGATCGTTTCTCCTTCGTAAATGAGTCCTGTTAATAAATCTTTGTAACTCATTTGATTCAGTCCCTGAAAAGAAACGAGAGGAATTCTTATGCCATCGGAAGAGTTATTACTTTCTCCGGGCATTTATTCTAAAGCAATAAGTGccttattttattattattttatgcaGTAAAACTAGCTGTATACGCAGTGTCAGAAAGCAACACTGGTCGCATAGCGTTATCTATGAGCTAAGTGAAACTTAAAATAGTACtgaaataaataagtaatatatatatacatatataaaaatcaTAATCTAAGGGTCTAAAACTTATGCCGA
Coding sequences:
- the LOC136890107 gene encoding uncharacterized protein isoform X2; translation: MDGLASEHPNGDRLQQKLRQTGTQLHQEVYNHTCDLNEGLNQMSYKDLLTGLIYEGETIQAMNNFSFLNYTHLRFCDEDRDFLTNRCGGICLLTDKRLLFLSSQLNNAASLKPWGDPKELKGGYALEMFFHDTTYYLPIPLRFLRSVEISGKSGAAGKAAFEAVPPCCCGCCELFALCCCPNSRCLRQWQPQPNIRAEVREMEVIIGVLMPPWEKKMFVNIHTDSNAPLSVVRDFVSLLQKNAPELN